CAGTTGCGATGGACAAGAGAACAAATCGAGATCGAACTTAATGGTGTTGGAGATAATCCGATTTTCCTTCCTGACGATGGCATTGTGTTAACCGGAGCTAACTTCCAGGGAAGTCCCGTAAGCGTACCGCTCGATATGTTGGGTGCAGTCATAACAATGGTTTGTGTTATTTCCGAACGCAGACTGAATCGTTTGCTGAATCCTGCCCTCAGTGTCGGCTTACCTGCTTTTCTGACTAAAGGTGCAGGTATGTTTTCCGGTCACATGCTCAGCCAATATACTGCTGATATGATGATCGTTGAGCAGAGAATACTTTCAACTCCGGCTTCTATTCAATCTATTCCTGCTGCTGCTGATCAGGAAGATTTCGTTAGTATGGGAATGAACACGGCTCTAAAAACCAGGAAAATAATCGATAATGCTTATGGTATTTTAGGGATCGAATTTATCGCTGCTGCTCAAGCTCTCGATTTCAGGGATTTCAAACCTGGAAAAGGAACTCAAATCGCTCATCAGGAAATAAGAAAAACAGTTGATCACCTTGATATTGATAGACCGTTATTCGATGATCACAATAACATGATGAAAAAAGTCAAAACCAGGGAAATTCTGCATGCTGTAGAAAGTGCAATTGGGAAATTTGATACTTATTGATAAAAATTATGTTCAAGGTTCAGAGGTTCAGAGGTTCAGAGGTTCAAGGTTCAGGATTGAATGAAGGTTGAGTTTTCTTCAACAATCGATAATTGATGTTCATCATTCTTTAAACAAAAAAAGAAAATCTCCGTTTAACTTGAAATTGCATTCCCAAGCGGTGAGGTTGTGTGAAAACAGTAGTCCGACACTCCGTGGCGGATAATGAACTCAAAATATCGCTTGAGATAAATATTATAAGTAACTTGAGTTCTCAACTTGGCAAGTTGATTTACAGTTTTCACACAGGCTGGGTGATTGGGAATAATATAGGAAATCATGAAAAGTAAATTCATATCTCTATTAGTTTTTATCCTGATACTATCAAGCTGCGCCTATTACAATACTTTTTATAATGCGAAAAAATTCTTCAAAGCCGCTCAAGATCAGCCTTTAAGAGAAAACGGAAAACCAAATTCCACTGCTATCCAGAATTATACAAAAGCAATGAAAAAATGCGGTCTTGTCCTAACTAACTATAAAAACAGCAAATATGCAGATGATGCTCTTTTTATGCTTGCTCAATGTCTATTTTATAAATCCACGAATTACAGCCAATCCATTGAAAAATTCAAAGACTTGATAAAGTTTTATCCGGAAAGCGAATTCGTTCCTGAATCTCATCTTTATATTGCTAAAGCTAACTATCTCTTTAATAATAAGCAGGAAGCTTATAAGATTCTCAAAGATTATTCCTTAAATCCGGATTTTAAAGATAGCCATCCGCAAGCAATTCTCCTTTTAGCAAATTATCATCTAACAGATAAAGATTATCTCGAAGCTGAATATTATTTTCAGAAGATCATAGATGAATACCAGAAATCTGACGAATATGAGTCAGCTTTTCTTGCTTTAGGAAAGAGTTACCATAATTCTAAAAAATATGAAAAATCTAATGAAGTTTTTTTCTCGCTTTTAGAATCGAAATTACCAAGAAGTCTGAAATTTGATGCTCGTTATTATATTGCTTATAATTATCTCCTGCTTGAGCAATATGAAGAAGCTCTCGAATATGCTGCAAATTTAATTAAAAAGGAATATCGAGAAGATAAGATCTCAAAAATTCAGCTGATAAAAGCCCGTTGTCTGGCAAATCTTGATCAAACCGATGATGCCATTACGCTTCTGGATATGATCATGCAGGATAATCCAAAGTCATTGTTAGCTGCTGAAGCTGCTTTTTATACAGCCGAAATATATTTTAAGATAATTCATGATTATACGAAAGCGATCGAGTATTATAACAGAGTTTCCAAAGAAAACAGGGATTCGGAATTCATCGAAACCGCCATTTCCAAAGGTGTTGTTGCCAGTCAGATAATTCAATATTATGAACCGAGCCAGGATATAACTCCCGAAGAGCTGGTCAATCAGCAGTTCAGATTGGCTGAATTTTACCTGGAAACTCTGGAAATGCCTGATTCGGCACTTTTTGTTTATGATAATATTATTTCTTATAAGAATAAACTTCTCGCAGATATCGATTCCTTGAATTTGGAACTGACCGATCTTCAAACCAGCGATGATTCTACTGCTGTTATTCCGGATTCTGTAATAGTTTTGTATAATGATCTGATTGGTCAAAAAAATAACCTTGATTCTGAAATTGATTTTTTAACAAACCAGATCACAAAATCTTCCCAACAAGATTCTCTTTTAAAATCAGATTCTTTGAAAATTGAAAGTCAAAAAATGCCGGAAGAAGATATATTGAATTTAATCGAACAGAAGAATGAAACTTCTGCAGTTTGTGATTCTTTAGCTGAGCGAATCGATAGTCTGCTCATTTCCTATCCTCATCTTCAGGCAGATTCTCTTTATATTTCAGAATCTCAGAAATCGAACCAATATGAACAACTGAATCTCAAGATATCCCAGGCAGAAGAAGTCCTTGAAAAATATGAAAATGAATTTATTCCGTTTGCTCATTTCGTTAAGATCTGGATATATAAACTCGTTTATAATGATAGTTTGAAAGCTGATGAAATTCTAAACTTACTGAAAGAAGATTTCTCCCAAAATAAATACACACATGCTGCTGTTTCCCTCTTGAATGATGAAGAAGTCGAATTTATTACTCCCGAGGAAAAACAGGAAATCCTTGATTATCAAAATGCTCTGGACTTGCTGGCAAATGAACCGGAAGAAACGGTTCGAAAATTGACAATAATTGCTGAAAATCCAGAACATAAATTTTATGAACAGGCAATCTACACCCTTGGTTATGTAAATTATTTTATCTTATCTGACAGTATTTCCGCAAAATCTAATTTTGATAAAATTCTGGAAGAAAATGATGCCAGCCAGTACAGCAATAATATAAAAACCTTTTATGATGGTGGTAATTTTAAGAGATTACAGCATCTTCCTTACCTTGAAGAATTGGCGGAAGCTGAAAAAGCAAAAGAATTAGAGGAAGCAGAAGCAGAAGAAAAACCAGACGAAATTGAAGAAATAACTGAAGAAAGTAAAGAAATTCCGATCATCGATGAAGAAGATGTTAAAGAACCTGAATACGACATTCCTCCGGAGATCATCAAAAAAGAAAATCCGAAATTACCGGAAGGCATGCAAAAAAAAGGGGAACTCATTCTGAAAGTAGAAGTGCTTGATAATGGAAAAACAGGTGATATCAAAGTACAGAAATCATTGATGTCTGGTCCGGGCGGATTAGATGAGATCGCAGTTGAAACAGTTGAACAGAAATGGAAATTTAAACCTGCTGAAAAAAAAGGAAAAACCGTTAAAAGCTGGCTCGAAATACTTATTGAATTCGAAGAAAAATAAATTTACCGCATGAATAAACATGCTTTTTTTCAAAAACAAAACTCTATCCTGAAAATTATCGTTGTTCTTTTTGGTTTATTAATTTCAACCACCGTTCAAATAAAACTATTTCTGCTGATTTTTTTTCTAACTCTCGTTTATCTTATCATTTCTCCAGCTGTTATTTTTGTCTGGCTGAAAACCATTTTAAAATTGCTTCCCTTTTTATTCTCCTTTTTCCTTTTAGGGATCATCTTTAATATTCCTTTCGATGAACAGATTCTGGTTGTTCTTCGCATCCTGTTTATCCTGCTGCTCTCTGTGTTTCTGGCAAGTACGAATTCAATTGAAAGTATATTAGCTTGTTTTCCTATGAGAAAAGCAAACAGTAATTTTTTCTTTTTCCTGGTAGCAACCATATCTTTTGTTCCGATTTTTATTAAGTATTATCAAATCGAAAAAAAAAAGGATAAAAATATTCTCCGGATAATTGAGAATGCTTTTTTTTCCAGTTTTCGGAAAATAAACGAAGTTGAGATCAGCTCGAAAGAAAGAATAAATACTCCCATTCCGAAACAGGATTTTTGGAATATTCCAAATTTCAGTTTACTCCTGCTTATTGCTGGTTAT
This genomic stretch from Candidatus Cloacimonadota bacterium harbors:
- a CDS encoding TonB family protein, which produces MKSKFISLLVFILILSSCAYYNTFYNAKKFFKAAQDQPLRENGKPNSTAIQNYTKAMKKCGLVLTNYKNSKYADDALFMLAQCLFYKSTNYSQSIEKFKDLIKFYPESEFVPESHLYIAKANYLFNNKQEAYKILKDYSLNPDFKDSHPQAILLLANYHLTDKDYLEAEYYFQKIIDEYQKSDEYESAFLALGKSYHNSKKYEKSNEVFFSLLESKLPRSLKFDARYYIAYNYLLLEQYEEALEYAANLIKKEYREDKISKIQLIKARCLANLDQTDDAITLLDMIMQDNPKSLLAAEAAFYTAEIYFKIIHDYTKAIEYYNRVSKENRDSEFIETAISKGVVASQIIQYYEPSQDITPEELVNQQFRLAEFYLETLEMPDSALFVYDNIISYKNKLLADIDSLNLELTDLQTSDDSTAVIPDSVIVLYNDLIGQKNNLDSEIDFLTNQITKSSQQDSLLKSDSLKIESQKMPEEDILNLIEQKNETSAVCDSLAERIDSLLISYPHLQADSLYISESQKSNQYEQLNLKISQAEEVLEKYENEFIPFAHFVKIWIYKLVYNDSLKADEILNLLKEDFSQNKYTHAAVSLLNDEEVEFITPEEKQEILDYQNALDLLANEPEETVRKLTIIAENPEHKFYEQAIYTLGYVNYFILSDSISAKSNFDKILEENDASQYSNNIKTFYDGGNFKRLQHLPYLEELAEAEKAKELEEAEAEEKPDEIEEITEESKEIPIIDEEDVKEPEYDIPPEIIKKENPKLPEGMQKKGELILKVEVLDNGKTGDIKVQKSLMSGPGGLDEIAVETVEQKWKFKPAEKKGKTVKSWLEILIEFEEK